gctatataataggtttGATGACACAAGACGATCAATAGCCGTGAAGAGAATGCCCCAGCTTTTCGTGACGTGGCCAACGGAACGGATGAGATGAATCTTTTAATAGAACAACAATAAATAGGAAGAACTCTAAAGAATTACGGGAGCCCGGGCCCAAATTTCCCAAGGTAATGTTCATGAAGTAGCAGCGTGACTGGGCCATAAACCAGGCTCAACCCCATTACCCTACATTGGATACTGTATTCTGTACATGGCAATTAACCTGTACGGCCTGGCCAATTACATGCCACCCGCGAGTACGCATTGACTTAATAACTGAGGCCTCCATATTGTTGAGGATGCTGTTAAGAGTGACATCAACTGGAGACAAACATCAGGTGGTTCCCCTCATTAAACAAGTTCCATGCATCACTCGTAAAACAGACCGACAATCATCGATCCAGACACCCTCGAATGGCATCTCCCTATCGGCCTCGTGTTTCCCATTCCCCAAGCCCAAAGGATCCCCATCATCCCCCAGGCTGAGCCCGGCAATAAAATGGCATACGTCAGCGTGTCCCCAGGTGCTAAAAACAGCATAGCCCAGCCCGGCAGCTGCGGAATGCAAGGGTGGCAATATCTTCCGGAAGCCTCAAGGGTACGTTACAGCTGATCCTCGGCAAATGCACGAAACAGACGAGTCCCCAGTTGCGATGGCCTCTTGAAATGGGCCTCTTGGGCTCTTGGCTGGTGTGGAGACGTACATAGGGGCTGACAGAGGACGCATTCTAAGACGCGGATGGCCAATTGGTGGAGAGTCGGGATGAGCTGTGAATGCCGCCACCGGAGTAATAAACATCAGACCCCTAAGTATCGGCCGAGTCCAGCGCCAGCCACTGTAAACAGGCCCTGAAGTGCCGTCATTACAGGAGACGTGGACAATGCGGGCCCCAGCCAAGCCCTGGAGCTGGGGCACGTTTTTCTCGTATTCCTCGGAGGGGAATGATGTCAGAAGGGCCCGCCGTCTCCCTACGCATAGATTCGTTTACGAGAAGATCTTCATGAAGATCTTTGGTCGTCTCGTTTTGTTTGCTATATAAAGGGCATTGTAAGAACCCAATCTGGTGGCTGTTTGTACAAGTCATCCtacagcatcaacaacaccttTAAAGCAACACAAtccacaacaacaaacaacaagCACTTCACCCTTTTCCACACTTTAAATCCTTCAAAATGCAGTTCAAGACTCTTCTCGCTCTTCCCGTCCTCAGCGGCCTcgctgctgccgctcccgCTGCCGACGCTGCCAAGACTCCCGGACCCTTCCAGGTCCTGGCTCTCCGCTCCGCCAGCGACATCCACTTTGCGACCGTCAACGCCGCCAAGAGCAGCCTCTTCCTGAAGCTCCCCAACTCCAACGCCACCTGCGACTCCCAGTCTGATGGCGCTGCCACCTTCAGCTTGACCAAGGACGGCGAGCTGTACCTCTACTCTACCGACAACCCTCCTCAGCAGGTCTTTGCCGACCGATCTGGCATGGGTAAGCATTTTCTCaaagaaataaactaatGCCGCTAACATTAGTAAAGGCCAGGGTAAGCTCGGATACATCACCGGCGCTCAGCCTCCCCCCAAGAACGGCGAGCTCAAGGGCTGGGTGAttgacaaggacggcaaccTGTCTCTCGACGGCGCGAGCCTCCTCGCCTGCCCCAACAGCATCGAGGGCGCCTGGAGCATCTGGGTTTCTGCCGGCGTCGCCAACCCTGCTGGCAACGAGGGCTGCCTGGGATTCTCTGCCCGCACCACCGAAGTTGAGAAGCCCAACAGCTGCACCTACACCTCGTAGATGCCATGATGAACACGATTCTGTAAATTAGATACCACGGACAACCTGACCTCTGTACATTCTTACCACCTATTGATAGCAGTCTCACCTTAGACTTTTTCTGAGGCTGCTCAGCTTGATCAGTAAATACAACTGAATGCATGCAACCATGGCACACTCACAGTGACACCTGTAGTCCAAACGATCACCAGACTGCATCGGCGTGACATCCGAACCGTACCCATCTGGTCTAGCTCATGTGCCTGCAACCCGAACAAACCAACATCAGGGTCCTCGGGTGGCTTTCCCTACCCACTTAGTGAGCAATTAATGCTGGTCTCTTCGCCCCAACGCGCAAGATCTGGCAGAGTAAGAACCCCAGATGACACCTTGAATCGTTATCAATCTTTCACGATTGATCAGAGATGACCCCCAAATACATGGCGCGTGATTCCTCCAACGAACGACTGTCAGCAATAACACGCCTGATGCCAAGTTCCCAACCAGCCCAACTGTGGAGAACAACACGCCCAGCGACCTCGGGTCATTCGGCCTGAAGGATTCCGTAGTGCTGTTCACGTGATCTCGAGCCGATGTCGTGCCGCGTTTTATCAGATGATCAGATAAAAAACCTCGCACGAGCCCCCTTGTCACCCACCCGTCATCAAAACTGCCTCGACACAGGACAGGACATTTTGCGAGCTGCCGGCCATGAAGTTCGCAGCGTCTCTGGCTGTGCTCGTCTCGTACATTGCGATATGGAGCTCGCCAGTCCGTGCCGCTGCGATCAGGTCTCCCGATGAGGTTTGCTACGATTCCTGCCAAGCGTGTCTGAAGCCGGTGCATTTCGATGAGACACTCTGGAACCAGACGGGCCTGCTCAAGCCGTGCTACAGCCCACGAGCCATAATCTCGCTGTACCTATGCCTCGAAGTGTACTGCAAACCTGGAGCTCGAACCGCGGGCTTGGTTCCCCTCAACGAAACATGCCAGGAACGCGCCCATACCGTTCTGCCGCCGTTCAGCTTGATTTCAAACTACAGCGCAGAAGATATTGCAAAAGTCCGAAGGTTTGAGCTGAATGAGACTGGCCAGTCTCACACTTTTAGAGAAGTGGTTATTCCATCAGAACACTTCTTTCGTGTTTGGTGGGACACGCTGGTAGGTAACCATGCCAGCAGATCGGTAAACGGCTGACTTAACTGTGAATGTAGGACGCTGTTGCTTATGTGTATTGGTACCACTTCATCTATGGGTAAGTAAACTGCTTCAATGCCTAAGATATGGGCTGACCGGCAACAGCGCTGTCATGGTTGTCTTCTGGGCCGTCGTCGTGGCTATTGGAATAATGAACCACGTCGGGCAGCACATTGCCGCCTTGCGCATGGTTCGGAGCAAGTCATCAGGATCTGGGTCAAAGTTGAGCAACTTTTACACCCGGACTTTGGGTTCGATCACTACTCCTGCCACGTTCGGAGACCGATGCGCTCAGAAGATCGGCTGGGGAACTGTGCCGCCCAGGATACAGTCTCTGACTCTGGTCGCTTTCCTCCTGGTTAATATTGCGCTGAGCATTCACGGATATAGAATTACACCTGAGAATTTCTAGTAAGTACCGCCCGCGGTTACACAAGAACATGGAATCTCACCTCTGGCTTCTAGTTTCGAAACCAAGAAACGACAAATTCTTCGCTATGCCTCTGACCGTACCGGCATCATCTCGTTTGCCAACTTTCCTCTCATCTGGCTGTTCGGCATGAGGAACAACATCCTCATGTGGCTTACTGGATGGGACTTCGGAACATACAACAACTTTCACCGCTGGGTGGCTCGCATCGCCACAGTCCAGGCCATCATCCATTCTATCGGCTACACACTCCTTGTTATTGACGGTATGTGACCTGAACATCCCTCTTTATGGACCTCATGCTGACTCGTAAGTTAGAGGGCGGCATGGAAGCCTTCATCAACTGGTGGTCGTACACATTCTGGTGGACCGGCGAAGTGGTATGTTCCTCAACCCCGTTATCCACGTCCCTATTCACTAACATATCCAGGCTACTATCTTCATGTCTCTTCTTATCGGAGCGTCATTTTACTGGATTCGACGTCAGCATTACGAATTGTTCCTGGTTGTTCACATCGTCATGTCCATCATTGTATTGATCACCATGCTTGGGTAAGAGAAGTCGTACCTTTTCCCTGAATTAATGCTGATAATGCATAGCCACGTCTCCATCTTCGGTGGCCAATTCGATGGTCTATTCTGGGTTCCCTGCTTCATCTGGGTCGGCGATCGCGTCCTCCGAGCTCTCCGAATCGCAGCCTTCAACCCCAAGTTCTGGGATACTCAGGCTACTTCTATCTATAACCCTTCCTCCAACATTGTCCGACTGGTCATCCCTTGGTCGACGAGTCTCTACAAGCCAGCACCCGGTACTTACTACTACATTCACGTACTAAACGGCCCTCGTTGCTGGGAGAGCCATCCTTTTACTGTTGCCACAGTTTCAGATGAAGGCCAACCAGCTGCGAAACTTCTGGGCGAGCAGGTTCCTCTACTTGAAGCAGACAATGTTGGGACAAGCTCAGATTCGGCCGAGACCCAGGGTCTTTACCCAGAGACCTGTAATATGGCGTTCCTCATTCGACCTTACGACGGCTTCACATCCCGACTCCGAGACACAGCCGAAGCGGCATGGCCTAGAAAGGTGCCCCAAACCGTACTTGTCGATGGTCCCTACGGACACACACAACCATTCCATCTGTTTGACAACGTTGTTTTCGTTGTCGGAGGCAGTGGCATAGTCGTGCCACTATCCTACCTCCAAGCTCTTACTGGCCCCATTGCCCCCAAGTCTGTTAAGATCCATTGGGCAGTCAGAGAACCCGGCTTCGCACTGGATGTCCTCCACAACGATATTGGCGAGCTTCTCGGAAGTTCAAATCTCAGCATAGAGATCCACCTCACAATGCATACACCCCGCGACGAGCTCAACGACTGGCCATCACAAGTAACCCTCCACCATGGGCGCATAAATGCGGCTTCGGTGGTGAGGGGCACAAGCGAGAAAGCAGGCAACGAGAGCGTCGCAGTCGTTGCTTGTGGCCCTGCACAGATGGCAGATACGGCTAGAAAGACGGTCGTGGAGCTGCTACACAATGGGGTCTCACGGATAGAGTATTTCGAAGAGAGCTTTCAGTGGTGATATGGCGTAGATGGATTTAAGCGCCTACATATAGATTTGCATCATGGTTAGACAGTTAGCGCATGGCATTAAACGCATGGATGGTTTCACAATCATTATAGTTGAACATTCCGCACTTCACCGtccctcttcatcttgatcgTAGTCTGCCTTGAGTCCAGCTGACGGGCTTATGGCGGCGTCTGGGGCGGTTTCTCTCGCGTAATAGTTTGTTTTTAACCATATCTACAGAAGCTAGGAATGGTGGCACCAGTCTGCACGCTCCCATGCCAGCATGGACAATCCCCTGCAAGGCACAACGCCATGCTCACAGCCCATCTCATGCCGGTAGACGCCTTCAGCCAAACGATGAAACCCGAGCCACTTGTTGCTTTCGAACGCAGCCGGTAAGCCCAGACCAAGGCCATTTCCGGTCTTTATGGCGTTTTGTCTCGGGGCTATGGAGAACTGTGGCTGATGACCCCCTTGAACAGCGGCGCCTGGACTGAATCTAGATTCCTTGGCGCTGCCATCAGCAGGAACACTATCGATTCTAGCTCTTGGTGATTCGCTTCAATTGTCTCCATGCGGGTTGATGTCTCTCGTAGGGCTGCATCTTGCTGTTAACCCTTCGGTTGGCGCGGTCCCGTTCTAAAAGCGCCATCTCAGCCCTTGTGATTCAGCTGAATTGGTCAATAACCCCTGGTTTCCGTAGAGTCTGGGGGGTACTTTAAAGTAGTGGCCAGCCTGCGTGTTACCAACGCGTCAAAGCTCCCCAGCTCATCGATTAAGATGCGACTCTCACTACCATTCCTCTTGCCCTTTGTGCTGCTAGCGCAAGTGGTGATCGCCCAGAATGCTGCGCTCAACACCCTCCCCGTCATCTGCGCCGGCGTCAAAGAAGTGTCAACATGCAAGATCAAAGTCATCGTGCCGAGTGGTGTCAAGGTCAACATGAAGACAATCAAGGTCCCCACGGTAGGCCAAGCTCAATACCCACGCGTCGACAACGTCGTGCTAATCTCAGGTAGTGGAACAAGTGCAAAAGCCGCCAATGGGCGGCATGGAATTGCCCGACCTTGAAGAAACCCCTCAGGATTTGTAAGGGATGGACTTGCATCCCTGGTAGGACTGCCCCTCAAGGTAACGAAGAGGAGGTTTGCTGACACTCACTTAGGATGGGAGAAGAAATCGGTACAAGTCCCTTCCAGTTTGACCATTCTCACCAAGGAGGTCGATCTCTGCGACGAGATTCGTAGGGCGCTTGGCAAGGGTCTGGGAGACAAGTTCATCAAGTCAGCCGAGGCCATCTGCGGCTGCTTCACCCGGTTGCAAAACTTCGCTACGACTGGATCATTCACTGCTATGTCGATTCGAGGTGAGATGACGACAGCTACTGCAAAGGTCGCGGACGACACTCTTAGTATTGAAAAGGTACCGTATCCCTATGTCTCTGCCGAGTTCTCGTCTAATCTGTCCAAGTGTTTTGGAAAAGTTAGTCTACCAATTCTCAACAACAAAGCCGATATTGCGAGTGTACTCAAGTCCATCGCCCCGTGGGTTATCGCTCAAGCCAAGGATGTAAGTCCTCATTCGCCCCGAGTACACATCTTGGAATTGATGCTTAAACCAACTTCGCAGATCGATCTTTCAGTCTTTCAATCTCTCGCCCGCGTAGTCGCTGCCTGCCAAGCCGGCAACTGCAACGCGAACTCCATCAGCGCCGCCGTCAACAATTACCTAACCCCCTCATTCCAACTGATGGAGCCCCCGATCAAGTCGGTACTCGTTCAGTGGGATGGTGCGCTGACTCGGATCCAAGAAAGAGTCAACGATATTAACGAAGCGGCTAATTCTCTGGCATCCAACTACGATATTATGCGAGCTGAGTTTGATTCAAGCAAGCAAAAGATTTGCGAGGAACTGCAGAGGTGTGATGGACAGGGAGTCTCGAAATTCCTCGACCGGGGTGAGTCTACAACAACGTCATGATGAATGTACAAGCACTGACTAACCGTTGCAGTTGATGAGGTGATTGAAGCTGCCAACAGACTCTGGCCAGTCCGAGGCCCCCTTGACGTTCCCTCTAACCAGCTTGGTAAGAGGCTTACTGAAACGACTCAACTCAGAAAAGACATCAAAAAGTATCCGGACGCGGCAATTCTAGTATCCATGATCAAACAGGGCAAGTTCAAAAAGATCAGCGACATCTTCCTATTCATGCCCATCGTGCAGCGAGTACCCGAGCTGGCCAAGCAGATCAAGACCGACCTTTCGCCACTCCAAGACATCATCAAACAATACAAAAGCCCATCcggagaagcccaagaaaaTACATGGGCCCTCAGCTGGTCCAACATCATCTGGCCAGATACGGAGCTCACATCCGACTCGCCCGAAGCAGACGCCGCCCTAATCAGTGAACTAAATGCAGTAGACGAAACAGTGAGAAAGTACCTCTCAAGCCATCTTCTAGCATACAGCAACGGCATGGTGATAATGGACGCCGAGCTTAGGGGCTTCTCGGTGGTCAACGGGTCCTTTGCCATGGAGACTAAGGTGGCGATGTACAACCGGTGGACAACGCTCGCGATGGACATGCCCTGCTCCAAAAAGGAGACCAAGGTGTACAAGAAGAGTGGGCTTCAGAAGTCGTTCTCGTGGAGGACATACTTCAAGTGCAAAGTGGCTCCCGTGACGGCATACTTCCCAAAAACTCAGGTGCCTTATGTTAGGATCCGAGGTGGAGCAGGCCCAGATCCCAACGATCAATAGTCTCATAATTCTCTCCTTTTCCCGGACTTCACGGTGTCCATTTGTCATTGTTTGTCGGAAACACAGGCAGATGTTGATCTGGGGCTCCCTAGCAGAAGTGTGGTTAGTAGGCACGATAGACCTAATTGAAGCACACATGAAGTGCGTAAAAAGCGCCTCATCTTTCTACAAAGAAGATGTCCATTGCTATTTACAGTCACTGAGCCTCCTATCTAGAGCGCTCCCCCGAGCCTATCAGGGCTTCATTCCTCTGGGAAGGAAATCCCAATTTCCCACATCAAAAGAATCAATCTCTTGGCTTAACCCCTGGAGTACCAAGTTCGGTGAGCCTCGCGGTTGCTGAGATTGGGTCTAAGCTGATGGAATAGGAAACGTGAATTGAGGCTGGAAATACTTTTGCCTCTGCCGTAGACGGTAGGCGTTGTCCAGAATCTGCATCTCTGCCGCCCAATGGGGTCCTTTTCGTTTGCTGGCGATTAAGATGTAAGGTTCGCCACTGGACCCGCGTGTCAGGTCAAATCCCGGATGTTCAGCGATGAAACGTAAAACTTCTATGTTGCTTCCCCCAATTGCAGCGAGAATCGGGGTTGCAAATTGTGCCACCGCATAGGGTTCGGGCACAGGCATCAGGTCTGGGCCGACATGATAGGTGTCAATGAGGGTGCGAACCAGGGTAAGGTCACCGAATGCCGCAGCAGCAATGAGTCTATGATAGGCTCCCATGAGAACTGCGCGCTTGTGGTCAACAAATATTTGTCCCCGACCAGCCAGTTCCCTAAGGCCGAGGGTATCCATTGGGTAAAAGAGAATATGCATGGCCCCAGAACGCTGATCGGGTGGAAGTTCGCACATGTCCCAGAAACCAGGTAGCGAAGGTTTCTCTAACTCTTCGTTTGGCTGTTCCGGCTCGACAGTAGTGGCGTTATGAAACTTCGGATAATCTGGGTCTAGTCTGTGAAGATAGGGGAACAATGGCTTCATTTCATCCATGTGCGTCGCGCCTGCTGCCTGTTTTCGGCCATtaccatcttcttccctggGTGAAGCC
The window above is part of the Fusarium falciforme chromosome 3, complete sequence genome. Proteins encoded here:
- a CDS encoding FAD-binding FR-type domain-containing protein; amino-acid sequence: MKFAASLAVLVSYIAIWSSPVRAAAIRSPDEVCYDSCQACLKPVHFDETLWNQTGLLKPCYSPRAIISLYLCLEVYCKPGARTAGLVPLNETCQERAHTVLPPFSLISNYSAEDIAKVRRFELNETGQSHTFREVVIPSEHFFRVWWDTLDAVAYVYWYHFIYGAVMVVFWAVVVAIGIMNHVGQHIAALRMVRSKSSGSGSKLSNFYTRTLGSITTPATFGDRCAQKIGWGTVPPRIQSLTLVAFLLVNIALSIHGYRITPENFYFETKKRQILRYASDRTGIISFANFPLIWLFGMRNNILMWLTGWDFGTYNNFHRWVARIATVQAIIHSIGYTLLVIDEGGMEAFINWWSYTFWWTGEVATIFMSLLIGASFYWIRRQHYELFLVVHIVMSIIVLITMLGHVSIFGGQFDGLFWVPCFIWVGDRVLRALRIAAFNPKFWDTQATSIYNPSSNIVRLVIPWSTSLYKPAPGTYYYIHVLNGPRCWESHPFTVATVSDEGQPAAKLLGEQVPLLEADNVGTSSDSAETQGLYPETCNMAFLIRPYDGFTSRLRDTAEAAWPRKVPQTVLVDGPYGHTQPFHLFDNVVFVVGGSGIVVPLSYLQALTGPIAPKSVKIHWAVREPGFALDVLHNDIGELLGSSNLSIEIHLTMHTPRDELNDWPSQVTLHHGRINAASVVRGTSEKAGNESVAVVACGPAQMADTARKTVVELLHNGVSRIEYFEESFQW